The following are encoded in a window of Impatiens glandulifera chromosome 5, dImpGla2.1, whole genome shotgun sequence genomic DNA:
- the LOC124938112 gene encoding chloride channel protein CLC-b, with translation MEYEPPLPPTTIAVTPDADEQERGDSENNLLQQPLLLKRNRTLSSTPLAIVGTKVSYIESLDYEINENDLFKHDWRSRSKTQVLQYIFSKWLLAFLVGLLTGLIATFINLAVENIAGYKLLAVGRYIEQDRYIMGFVFLLGANFGLTLIAAVLCVCFAPTAAGPGIPEIKAYLNGVDTPNMFGATTLLVKIVGSIGAVSAGLDLGKEGPLVHIGSCIASLLGQGGPDNYRLKWRWLRYFNNDRDRRDLITCGASSGVCAAFRAPVGGVLFALEEVATWWRSALLWRTFFSAAVVVVVLRAFMEVCKSGNCGLFGQGGLIMFDVSNVSVSYHAMDIVPVTIIGIIGGVLGSLYNHLLHKVLRLYNLINEKGKIYKLMLSLAVSMFTSACLYGLPFLGGCTPCDPSLSDSTCPTTGRAGNFKQFNCPDGHYNDLATLLLTTNDDAVRNIFSTNTSTEFHVFSLTIFFLLYCILGLFTFGIAVPSGLFLPIILMGAAYGRILGILMGSYTKIDQGLYAVLGAASLMAGSMRMTVSLCVIFLELTNNLLLLPITMLVLLIAKTVGDCFNPSIYEIILELKGLPFLDANPEPWMRNITVGELADAKSPVVTLKGVEKVGRIVDVLKNTTHNGFPVVDEGVVPHVGLSAGASELHGVILRAHLVLALKKKWFMREQRRTEEWEAREKFTWVELAEREGKIEEVAVTKAEMEMFVDLHPLTNRTPFTVIESMSVAKALVLFRQVGLRHLLIVPQWQAAGVPAVVGVLTRQDLRAHNILTAFPHLTRSKGQLKGC, from the exons ATGGAATACGAACCTCCTCTTCCACCCACCACCATAGCTGTTACACCAGATGCAGATGAACAAGAAAGAGGAGACTCAGAAAACAATCTTCTACAGCAGCCTCTCCTCCTCAAGAGAAATCGAACTCTTTCCTCCACTCCACTTGCCATTGTTGGGACCAAAGTCTCTTACATCGAAAGCTTGGACTATGA GATCAATGAGAATGACCTTTTTAAGCATGATTGGAGAAGCAGATCAAAAACACAAGTCCTCCAGTATATATTCTCCAAGTGGTTGCTCGCCTTTCTTGTTGGCCTTCTCACCGGTTTAATAGCCACGTTCATCAATCTTGCAGTTGAGAATATTGCTGGATACAAGCTCCTTGCTGTAGGTCGATACATCGAACAAGACAG gTACATTATGgggtttgtttttcttcttgGTGCAAACTTCGGTTTGACCCTCATAGCCGCTGTCCTCTGCGTCTGTTTTGCACCTACAGCAGCAGGTCCTGGCATTCCAGAAATTAAAGCTTATCTCAATGGAGTAGACACTCCAAACATGTTTGGTGCTACAACTTTGCTTGTCAAG ATTGTTGGAAGTATAGGAGCTGTGTCGGCAGGACTTGATCTTGGCAAGGAAGGACCGTTGGTGCACATAGGCAGTTGCATAGCTTCATTGTTAGGCCAGGGAGGTCCTGACAATTACAGATTAAAATGGAGGTGGCTTCGATACTTCAACAATGACAGGGACCGGAGAGACCTGATCACCTGTGGTGCCTCTTCAGGTGTATGCGCTGCTTTCAGGGCACCAGTTGGTGGTGTACTGTTTGCATTGGAAGAGGTAGCAACTTGGTGGAGAAGTGCACTCCTCTGGAGAACTTTCTTCAGTGCAGCTGTTGTCGTGGTTGTGCTCAGGGCATTCATGGAAGTTTGTAAATCTGGAAACTGTGGGTTGTTTGGTCAAGGTGGGTTGATTATGTTTGATGTAAGCAATGTTTCAGTGAGCTATCATGCCATGGATATTGTTCCTGTCACTATCATTGGCATCATTGGTGGAGTTCTTGGAAGCCTTTACAATCATCTTCTCCACAAGGTTCTTAGATTATACAATCTCATCAATGA AAAGGGAAAGATATACAAACTTATGCTGAGTCTAGCAGTTTCCATGTTCACATCGGCCTGCCTCTATGGACTTCCTTTTCTAGGAGGCTGCACGCCATGTGATCCCTCACTTTCTGACTCCACATGTCCTACAACCGGCAGAGCTGGAAACTTCAAGCAATTTAACTGCCCAGATGGTCACTACAATGATTTAGCCACTCTCCTCCTCACAACAAACGATGATGCAGTCAGGAACATCTTCTCCACCAATACTTCCACTGAGTTCCATGTGTTCTCCCTTACCATCTTTTTCTTGCTCTACTGTATCCTAGGGCTTTTCACCTTTGGCATTGCAGTTCCATCAGGTCTCTTCCTCCCAATCATCCTCATGGGAGCAGCCTACGGACGAATACTCGGAATTCTGATGGGATCGTACACGAAAATTGATCAGGGCTTATATGCTGTCCTTGGGGCAGCTTCCCTCATGGCTGGCTCCATGAGGATGACTGTTTCCCTTTGTGTCATATTTCTTGAACTCACCAATAATCTTTTATTGTTACCCATAACAATGCTTGTCCTTCTGATTGCTAAAACTGTTGGCGACTGCTTTAATCCAAGCATATATGAGATCATACTTGAACTGAAAGGACTGCCTTTCCTGGATGCTAATCCCGAGCCTTGGATGAGAAATATTACAGTAGGTGAGCTTGCAGATGCTAAATCTCCAGTGGTTACACTAAAGGGGGTTGAAAAAGTAGGTCGGATTGTAGATGTGTTAAAGAATACAACACATAATGGGTTCCCGGTTGTGGATGAGGGAGTGGTTCCACATGTAGGACTCTCTGCAGGGGCGTCTGAACTCCATGGGGTGATTTTGAGAGCTCACCTTGTTTTGGCACTGAAGAAGAAGTGGTTTATGCGAGAGCAGAGGAGAACAGAAGAATGGGAGGCGAGAGAGAAGTTTACATGGGTTGAATTGGCTGAAAGGGAGGGAAAGATTGAGGAGGTAGCGGTGACTAAAGCCGAGATGGAAATGTTTGTTGATTTGCACCCTCTAACAAATAGAACGCCCTTTACTGTGATTGAAAGTATGTCTGTAGCAAAAGCCTTGGTGCTTTTCAGGCAAGTGGGGCTCCGTCATTTGCTCATTGTGCCTCAATGGCAAGCAGCAGGA GTTCCTGCAGTGGTGGGAGTCTTAACAAGGCAAGATCTCAGGGCACACAACATCTTGACAGCATTTCCTCACTTGACAAGATCCAAAGGACAACTTAAGGGATGCTGA